The proteins below are encoded in one region of Polycladomyces subterraneus:
- a CDS encoding GNAT family N-acetyltransferase, with product MVKPLFVGERVRLSPLTDSDLDVIAQWYADGQWIRMLSAFDVPMTRERLEQWRDRYQNHEKSFLFGIRTQDDDRLVGMVTLEDILWNHGTGWLSISIGPEHRGNGYGVDALRLILDFAFDECNLHRVQLTVFAYNRPAVALYEKLGFQREGCYREFLHRDGRRHDMWLYGLLRREWENGKNNIH from the coding sequence GTTGTTCGTCGGTGAGCGAGTTCGGTTGAGCCCGCTCACCGATTCCGATTTGGATGTGATTGCACAATGGTATGCGGATGGGCAATGGATACGTATGCTGTCCGCTTTTGATGTGCCTATGACACGGGAGAGGTTGGAACAGTGGCGTGATCGTTATCAGAATCATGAGAAAAGTTTTTTGTTCGGTATCCGTACACAGGATGATGATCGGTTGGTAGGCATGGTCACACTTGAGGACATATTGTGGAATCACGGAACGGGATGGTTGTCGATCTCGATAGGGCCGGAACACCGGGGTAACGGATACGGCGTGGATGCCTTGCGGTTAATCTTAGATTTTGCGTTTGACGAATGCAACCTTCACCGCGTCCAACTGACCGTTTTCGCCTACAATCGCCCTGCTGTCGCATTGTACGAGAAACTTGGATTTCAACGGGAAGGATGTTACCGCGAATTCCTGCATCGTGATGGTCGTCGTCATGATATGTGGCTTTACGGGTTGTTGCGGAGAGAGTGGGAAAACGGCAAAAATAATATCCACTGA
- a CDS encoding polysaccharide deacetylase family protein, which translates to MRLWTRFVLVGLMVMLSAGCSGQVTAKPAPHSNTNHQQPNTAQHQASVSDTNPQSKQPSSSITEKPTGELPDEEPLTDQAQTDSKKSSTQLSEQKSSAESEPLIFFKGSGGKKAVALTFDDGPDTYYTNQVLNILKKEGVHATFFVTGKNAQAHPEMIRRILQEGHVLGNHSWNHPDLTRLTPSQAVEQIERTNTVIFKLTGLRMLLFRPPYGKLNDQLEQRFHQLGYTIVDWSVDTRDWAGTPAAKIMRYVRNQTGPGGIILQHSAGARGHLDNTIKALPRIIQYLKSHGYEIVTVPELLDKPAYAGIR; encoded by the coding sequence TTGCGACTGTGGACCCGTTTCGTGCTTGTGGGGTTGATGGTCATGCTGAGTGCGGGCTGTTCGGGTCAAGTGACGGCGAAACCCGCCCCGCACTCAAACACTAACCATCAACAACCAAACACGGCGCAACATCAAGCATCTGTCTCAGACACAAACCCGCAATCCAAACAACCCTCATCTTCGATAACAGAGAAACCGACTGGGGAACTGCCGGATGAAGAGCCGTTGACTGATCAAGCCCAGACCGATTCCAAGAAAAGCTCCACCCAACTGTCTGAGCAAAAATCGTCCGCCGAATCCGAGCCGTTGATCTTTTTTAAGGGATCGGGCGGAAAAAAAGCCGTGGCGCTTACCTTTGATGACGGACCGGATACATACTACACGAATCAGGTGTTAAATATCCTGAAAAAAGAAGGTGTCCACGCCACCTTTTTTGTCACCGGGAAAAATGCTCAAGCACACCCGGAGATGATCCGGCGGATTCTTCAGGAAGGACATGTGTTGGGCAACCATTCTTGGAATCACCCCGACTTGACCCGTTTAACGCCCAGTCAGGCAGTTGAGCAGATTGAACGGACCAATACGGTCATTTTCAAATTGACAGGCTTGCGAATGCTGTTGTTCCGTCCGCCGTACGGAAAGCTGAATGATCAGCTCGAACAGCGGTTTCATCAGCTGGGTTACACCATCGTCGACTGGAGTGTGGATACCCGCGACTGGGCGGGGACGCCGGCCGCCAAAATCATGCGCTATGTGCGGAACCAAACGGGGCCGGGCGGCATCATCCTGCAACACTCGGCGGGAGCACGCGGACATTTGGACAACACGATCAAAGCATTGCCGCGAATCATTCAATACCTCAAATCACACGGCTACGAAATTGTGACGGTACCCGAGTTGCTGGACAAACCGGCTTATGCCGGCATCAGATGA